In a single window of the Terriglobales bacterium genome:
- the ctaD gene encoding cytochrome c oxidase subunit I, with translation MSAAPQAAGPRTHYLNADYGIRSWLLTTDHKRIALLYLVTVTLFFAVGGFLAMLIRLELLTPAGDLVSSDAYNRIFTMHGIIMVFFFLIPSVPAVLGNFLVPMMIGAKDMAFPRLNLASWYLLLIGGAITLYSLITGGIDTGWTFYAPLSTTFSNTHVIPAAVGILIAGFSSILTGLNFIVTIHRMRAPGMTWFRLPLFIWAHYAASLIMVLGTPVIAITLVMVALERGLHIGIFDPRLGGDPILFQHMFWFYSHPAVYIMILPSMGVVSEVVACFARKRIFGYPFVAFASVAIAVFGFLVWGHHMFVSGMSVYAAMVFSVLSFLVAIPSAVKVFNWTATLYKGSIAYNTPMLYAFGFIGLFTIGGLTGLFLASMGVDVHVTDTYFIVAHFHYIMVGGVVMGYLGGLHFWWPKISGRLYPEGFAKLAALIIFVGFNLTFFPQFVLGYLGMPRRYHAYPEEFQVLNVMSSAGASILAVGYLLPFVYLLWSLRYGPVAGPNPWGAKGLEWETSSPPPTFNFDQPPVVVEEAYAYHGGQEGDIVA, from the coding sequence ATCCGCCTGGAGCTGCTCACACCCGCCGGCGATCTGGTCAGCTCTGACGCCTACAACCGCATCTTCACCATGCACGGCATCATCATGGTGTTCTTCTTCCTCATCCCCTCGGTGCCCGCCGTGCTGGGGAACTTCCTGGTGCCCATGATGATCGGCGCCAAGGACATGGCCTTCCCCCGGCTGAACCTGGCCAGTTGGTACCTGCTGCTGATCGGGGGAGCGATCACGCTCTACTCGCTCATCACCGGCGGGATTGACACCGGCTGGACCTTCTACGCGCCGCTCAGCACCACCTTCTCCAACACCCACGTCATTCCTGCGGCGGTGGGCATCCTGATCGCCGGCTTCTCCTCCATCCTCACCGGGCTGAACTTCATCGTCACCATCCACCGCATGCGCGCCCCGGGGATGACCTGGTTCCGCCTGCCGCTGTTCATCTGGGCGCACTACGCCGCCAGCCTCATCATGGTGCTGGGGACTCCGGTGATCGCCATCACCCTGGTGATGGTGGCGCTGGAGCGCGGCCTGCACATCGGCATCTTCGATCCCCGCCTGGGCGGCGATCCCATCCTCTTCCAGCACATGTTCTGGTTCTACTCCCACCCCGCCGTATACATCATGATCCTGCCCTCGATGGGCGTGGTCAGCGAGGTGGTGGCCTGCTTCGCCCGCAAGCGCATCTTCGGATATCCCTTCGTCGCCTTCGCCAGCGTGGCCATCGCCGTCTTCGGATTCCTGGTCTGGGGACACCACATGTTCGTCTCCGGAATGTCGGTGTACGCCGCCATGGTGTTCTCCGTCTTAAGCTTCCTGGTGGCCATCCCCTCCGCGGTCAAGGTCTTCAACTGGACGGCCACGCTCTACAAGGGCTCGATCGCCTACAACACGCCCATGCTCTACGCCTTCGGCTTCATCGGGCTGTTCACCATCGGCGGGCTCACGGGATTGTTCCTGGCCTCGATGGGCGTGGACGTGCACGTCACCGACACCTACTTCATCGTCGCCCACTTCCACTACATCATGGTGGGCGGCGTGGTCATGGGCTACCTCGGCGGCCTCCACTTCTGGTGGCCCAAGATCAGCGGCCGGCTCTATCCCGAAGGCTTCGCCAAGCTCGCCGCGCTCATCATCTTCGTGGGATTCAACCTCACCTTCTTCCCCCAGTTCGTCCTCGGCTATCTGGGGATGCCGCGCCGCTACCACGCTTATCCCGAGGAGTTCCAGGTGCTGAACGTGATGTCGAGCGCCGGGGCCTCCATTCTGGCGGTGGGGTACCTGCTGCCCTTCGTATATCTGTTGTGGTCGCTGCGCTACGGCCCGGTGGCCGGACCCAATCCCTGGGGAGCCAAGGGACTGGAGTGGGAGACGTCTTCGCCTCCGCCCACCTTCAACTTCGACCAGCCGCCCGTGGTGGTCGAGGAGGCGTACGCCTATCACGGCGGCCAGGAGGGCGACATTGTCGCATAA